One genomic window of Elaeis guineensis isolate ETL-2024a chromosome 2, EG11, whole genome shotgun sequence includes the following:
- the LOC105058060 gene encoding eukaryotic translation initiation factor 6-2: MATRIQFENSCEVGVFSKLTNAYCLVAIGGSENFYSAFEAELADVIPVVKTSIAGTRIIGRLCAGNKNGLLLPHTTTDQELQHLRNSLPDQVVVQRIEERLSALGNCIACNDHVALTHPDLDRETEELIADVLGVEVFRQTIAGNILVGSYCAFSNRGGLVHPHTSIEDLDELSTLLQVPLVAGTVNRGSEVIAAGMTVNDWTAFCGSDTTATELSVVESVFKLREAQPSSIVDEMRKSLIDSYV; this comes from the exons ATGGCAACTC GAATTCAATTTGAGAACTCGTGTGAAGTTGGGGTTTTCTCGAAGCTGACAAATGCATACTGTTTGGTTGCAATTGGAGGATCAGAAAATTTTTACAG TGCATTTGAAGCTGAGCTTGCTGATGTTATACCTGTTGTCAAGACCTCTATAGCAGGCACAAGAATAATTGGGCGGCTGTGTGCTG GAAATAAGAATGGGCTTCTACTGCCACACACAACCACTGACCAAG AACTTCAACATCTGAGGAACAGCCTACCTGACCAAGTGGTGGTTCAGCGTATCGAGGAAAGACTGTCTGCTTTAGGCAATTGCATAGCCTGCAATGACCATGTTGCTCTTACACATCCTGATCTCGACAGG GAAACGGAAGAGCTCATTGCAGATGTTCTTGGAGTTGAAGTATTTAGGCAGACAATTGCTGGAAACATTCTTGTTGGTAGTTATTGTGCTTTTTCAAATAGAGGCGGCTTG GTTCATCCACACACATCCATTGAGGATCTTGATGAACTGTCTACGCTTCTTCAAGTCCCCCTTGTTGCAGGGACTGTGAACAGAGGCAGCGAGGTCATTGCTGCTGGTATGACTGTGAATGACTGGACTGCATTCTGTGGCTCAGACACCACTGCGACTGAGCTCTCTGTCGTCGAAAGTGTTTTCAAACTGAGAGAAGCCCAGCCAAGCTCAATTGTTGATGAGATGCGGAAATCACTTATCGACAGCTATGTTTAG